In one Pseudomonadota bacterium genomic region, the following are encoded:
- a CDS encoding helix-turn-helix domain-containing protein has product MERAPLAGIFVANVKATMDRRNMTAAALAEASKLNPTGIYDILKGKSRNPRLDTIEKVAAGLKVSVPYLLSQRPNALSDDDKRAEIVEIFEQMDAETQLRLIQAGLAWLPQRDSA; this is encoded by the coding sequence ATGGAGCGAGCACCATTGGCTGGCATATTTGTGGCGAACGTGAAGGCGACTATGGATCGCCGGAACATGACGGCTGCTGCGCTTGCGGAAGCCTCGAAGCTCAATCCGACTGGCATCTACGATATACTGAAGGGCAAGTCCCGAAACCCAAGGCTCGATACTATCGAAAAGGTTGCGGCTGGGCTCAAGGTTTCTGTGCCTTACCTGCTTTCCCAGCGACCGAATGCGCTGTCTGATGACGACAAGCGCGCCGAGATCGTTGAGATTTTTGAGCAGATGGATGCAGAGACACAACTTCGGCTGATCCAGGCAGGCTTGGCTTGGCTGCCTCAGCGCGACAGCGCCTAG
- a CDS encoding helix-turn-helix domain-containing protein, which yields MSRGDHAMRWKPEDDKLLTERAAAGDSLSQIADEFGISVEAARARARMLGVDVTRESEQCLRSKIADMPALEAVEVLLHAIEQLESALEFASEDLIDGLSKYESRIIRILQAHKGGAVDRASIMNAVYFDRVDQDNVPHFRIIDVFLARIKDKSPSIAANIKTVWGVGYRWEEQKA from the coding sequence ATGTCGCGGGGTGACCACGCAATGAGGTGGAAGCCAGAAGACGATAAGCTACTGACAGAGCGCGCCGCTGCGGGTGACAGTCTTTCGCAGATTGCCGATGAGTTCGGCATTTCCGTGGAGGCTGCTAGAGCCCGAGCAAGAATGCTGGGCGTTGATGTCACCAGAGAAAGCGAGCAGTGCCTCAGGTCCAAAATTGCCGATATGCCTGCGCTTGAAGCGGTCGAGGTGTTGCTGCACGCGATTGAGCAATTGGAATCTGCCCTCGAGTTTGCGTCCGAAGATTTGATCGACGGGCTTAGCAAATACGAAAGCAGGATTATCCGTATTTTGCAGGCCCACAAAGGTGGAGCAGTGGATCGCGCGAGCATAATGAATGCGGTCTACTTCGACCGCGTCGATCAGGATAATGTTCCGCATTTTCGGATTATCGACGTTTTCCTTGCTCGCATAAAGGACAAGAGTCCCTCAATCGCCGCAAATATCAAGACTGTTTGGGGTGTCGGATATCGCTGGGAGGAGCAGAAGGCATGA
- a CDS encoding DUF2312 domain-containing protein, with translation MLDRQHMKDDPDFAAAEQTAFRVTAGELRHFIEHFESLEAQKKDLAEQQKEVMAEAKARGYDTKIMRKIVALRKRDRDDIAEEEAVLDMYKAALGM, from the coding sequence ATGCTTGATCGCCAGCACATGAAAGACGATCCCGACTTTGCAGCCGCAGAGCAGACGGCGTTTCGCGTCACTGCCGGTGAGCTCCGCCACTTCATCGAGCACTTCGAGAGCCTTGAGGCTCAGAAGAAGGACCTCGCGGAGCAGCAGAAAGAGGTTATGGCGGAGGCCAAGGCACGGGGCTACGACACGAAGATCATGCGCAAGATCGTGGCGCTGCGGAAGCGTGACAGGGACGATATCGCCGAGGAAGAAGCCGTCCTCGACATGTATAAAGCTGCCCTTGGGATGTGA
- a CDS encoding RusA family crossover junction endodeoxyribonuclease has product MTHTVRFEIPGKPFAKQRPRMTRQGRAYTPKATVSFESVVRQLAALHFSEPLRGPVHVSVCAVFEIPKSWSKARRDAAVDGFHTSRPDADNIRKAILDGMNRIAYEDDSQVASGFDQKIYGSEAKTIVEVTALHADAWHLRPQVRL; this is encoded by the coding sequence ATGACGCACACGGTCCGCTTCGAGATACCCGGCAAGCCCTTTGCCAAGCAAAGGCCACGCATGACGCGGCAGGGCCGGGCTTATACGCCCAAGGCAACGGTGTCGTTCGAGAGCGTGGTCAGACAGCTGGCGGCCCTGCACTTCTCGGAGCCGCTAAGAGGCCCTGTGCACGTCTCGGTGTGTGCGGTGTTCGAGATCCCAAAAAGCTGGTCAAAGGCACGCCGCGACGCTGCAGTCGACGGGTTTCACACATCGCGGCCAGATGCGGACAACATCCGCAAGGCCATTCTCGATGGCATGAATCGCATCGCCTACGAGGACGATAGCCAGGTAGCCAGCGGCTTCGATCAGAAGATCTACGGCAGCGAAGCAAAGACAATTGTTGAGGTGACGGCGCTGCACGCGGATGCCTGGCATCTACGCCCGCAGGTGCGCCTATGA
- a CDS encoding DUF1376 domain-containing protein, which yields MKSGADWYKRDPVAYLGGVQGLSAKEHAVYSVVLDLIYQHGGAINDDPKWISGWISDMGSAAVRTAISALVQMGKIERENGLLTQKRARNEAKTREKLRETRAKLGEKGGVSSAVSRRASSQNNDLGQAIASPREEKRREEYTDAEEARAGNSTEKPPPDLTFRERILTAIGVDPISGMTGHGGTMLGRTTDMAEAGRWTGDLGLTEVECLTVISEIANLRTGRGPPRSFRYFTPAMQDLANAKAAPKLTVIPAQGGTNATRASSSRSVASDADVRAIVAARFRHQAGQCR from the coding sequence ATGAAGTCAGGAGCGGATTGGTACAAGCGCGACCCTGTCGCTTACCTAGGTGGAGTGCAGGGTCTGAGTGCGAAAGAGCACGCAGTTTATTCTGTGGTTCTGGACCTCATCTACCAACACGGCGGCGCGATCAATGACGACCCGAAATGGATCTCCGGGTGGATCAGCGACATGGGTTCGGCCGCCGTTCGCACGGCGATTTCAGCCCTCGTTCAGATGGGTAAAATCGAGCGCGAAAACGGCCTTCTGACACAGAAACGAGCGCGAAACGAAGCGAAAACCAGAGAGAAACTGAGGGAAACCAGAGCAAAATTGGGGGAAAAAGGTGGTGTTTCTTCTGCCGTTTCGAGGCGAGCATCAAGCCAAAACAACGACTTAGGTCAAGCAATTGCTTCCCCTAGAGAAGAGAAGAGAAGAGAAGAGTATACTGATGCTGAAGAAGCGCGCGCGGGAAATTCAACTGAAAAACCGCCGCCAGATCTGACTTTCCGGGAGCGCATTCTCACAGCCATCGGTGTCGACCCGATTTCCGGAATGACCGGTCACGGGGGAACTATGCTTGGCCGCACGACCGACATGGCAGAGGCAGGCCGTTGGACCGGCGATCTGGGCCTGACCGAAGTGGAATGCCTGACGGTCATTTCCGAAATCGCCAACCTTAGGACGGGTCGAGGGCCGCCGCGATCATTCCGATACTTCACGCCTGCCATGCAGGATCTCGCCAACGCAAAGGCAGCACCAAAACTCACCGTCATCCCTGCACAAGGAGGCACGAATGCAACACGAGCTAGCTCATCCAGATCAGTCGCCAGCGACGCAGATGTCCGCGCCATCGTGGCTGCGAGGTTCCGACATCAAGCGGGTCAGTGCCGCTGA
- a CDS encoding terminase small subunit encodes MALTAKQEAFAVAYFESGNAAEAYRKAYNVDENSRDRWHYVEAQQLLDHPVIALRIKEIREKAEELAIYTRHKAMEELEEARQLAQKVGQVAGAVGAIKEKVKLTGLDRPSRVEVTGKDGQPVALSLDPTKLSTAAMEELLHAFTDEGGSGSD; translated from the coding sequence ATGGCCCTGACAGCAAAGCAGGAAGCCTTTGCTGTCGCGTATTTCGAAAGCGGAAACGCCGCAGAGGCCTATCGAAAAGCCTACAACGTCGACGAAAACAGCCGAGATCGGTGGCATTACGTCGAAGCTCAGCAGCTTCTTGATCACCCTGTGATTGCCCTGCGCATCAAGGAAATCCGCGAAAAGGCGGAAGAGCTCGCAATCTACACTCGCCATAAGGCGATGGAGGAGCTCGAAGAAGCGCGTCAGCTTGCGCAAAAGGTAGGACAGGTTGCAGGCGCTGTCGGGGCGATCAAGGAGAAGGTCAAGCTCACCGGACTGGATCGGCCAAGCCGTGTCGAGGTCACCGGAAAAGACGGCCAGCCCGTGGCTCTCTCGCTAGATCCCACCAAGCTCTCCACTGCCGCCATGGAGGAACTGCTGCATGCGTTCACTGACGAAGGCGGATCTGGCAGCGATTGA
- the terL gene encoding phage terminase large subunit, translated as MRSLTKADLAAIEREYCSRSLSSFVKRAWPHIDPQPYVHGWHMDALGEHLEACARGQITRLLINIPPGTSKSTASSVFFPAWLWGPFGRPQAKFIGASYEQGLATRDNRKTRLLIALDWYQSHWPIQLTSDQNEKTGFENAAQGFRQSCAVKSMTGKRGDFVVWDDPLSPEKAYSQVERDTANRVFAETLPLRLTDQRTGVIIVIMQRLHENDVSGYILSRDLGYEHLCLPMEYEAERACSTSIGFKDPRTKDGDLLFSERFPREVVERDKKVMGSFATAGQFQQRPVPREGGMFKAHWFNYVDAVPVGTKFVRGWDMAASTRDTSAYTAGVMIGKTPEGRFIIADARRERTEAPRRYIVATAEEDSKDVRISYPQDPGQAGKDQAASIAKDLSGYSFTSSPESGDKAVRAEPLAAQAEAGNLDILRGSWNAAYVDELCAFPFGEFADQVDASSRAFNELAGGSTYNSAAWLT; from the coding sequence ATGCGTTCACTGACGAAGGCGGATCTGGCAGCGATTGAGCGGGAATACTGCTCTCGATCCCTGTCCTCCTTTGTCAAACGCGCATGGCCACATATCGACCCGCAGCCGTACGTTCACGGCTGGCACATGGACGCTCTGGGTGAGCATCTTGAGGCGTGTGCCCGTGGGCAGATCACACGGCTTCTGATCAACATCCCGCCTGGCACATCGAAGTCGACGGCAAGCTCGGTGTTCTTCCCGGCATGGCTTTGGGGGCCATTTGGGCGACCGCAGGCCAAGTTCATCGGTGCAAGCTACGAGCAAGGGTTGGCGACCCGTGACAACCGCAAGACGCGGCTTCTGATCGCGTTAGACTGGTATCAGTCGCATTGGCCGATTCAGCTGACGAGCGACCAGAACGAAAAGACCGGCTTCGAGAACGCCGCGCAAGGCTTCAGGCAGTCGTGCGCCGTGAAGTCGATGACCGGCAAGCGCGGCGATTTCGTCGTCTGGGATGATCCGCTTTCGCCAGAAAAGGCATACAGCCAAGTCGAGCGCGACACAGCTAATCGGGTGTTTGCAGAGACGCTGCCGCTGCGTCTTACGGATCAGCGCACGGGTGTGATCATCGTGATCATGCAGCGCCTGCACGAGAATGATGTCAGCGGGTACATCTTGTCGCGCGATCTGGGCTACGAGCACTTGTGCCTGCCTATGGAGTACGAAGCCGAGCGCGCGTGCAGCACTTCGATTGGGTTCAAGGACCCGCGCACCAAGGACGGCGACCTGCTGTTTTCTGAGCGCTTCCCGCGCGAAGTTGTCGAGCGTGACAAGAAGGTCATGGGATCGTTTGCAACGGCGGGTCAGTTCCAGCAGCGCCCGGTGCCGCGCGAAGGTGGCATGTTCAAGGCGCACTGGTTCAACTACGTCGACGCGGTTCCGGTCGGTACAAAGTTTGTTCGCGGATGGGACATGGCGGCTTCGACGCGGGACACCAGCGCCTACACGGCGGGCGTGATGATCGGAAAGACGCCAGAGGGGCGGTTCATCATCGCCGACGCGCGACGCGAGCGCACGGAAGCGCCCCGACGCTACATTGTCGCGACTGCCGAGGAAGACAGTAAGGACGTGCGGATCAGCTACCCGCAGGACCCCGGTCAGGCGGGCAAGGATCAAGCGGCGTCGATCGCCAAGGACTTGTCGGGATATTCATTCACTTCGTCGCCAGAGAGCGGAGACAAAGCGGTTCGCGCAGAGCCGTTGGCAGCGCAAGCGGAGGCAGGCAACTTGGACATCCTTCGAGGCTCTTGGAACGCAGCGTACGTCGACGAGCTTTGCGCATTCCCCTTCGGCGAGTTTGCCGATCAGGTGGATGCGTCAAGCCGTGCGTTCAACGAGCTCGCAGGCGGGTCCACTTACAACTCGGCGGCCTGGCTGACCTGA
- a CDS encoding DUF1073 domain-containing protein has translation MIKPHYRLTSQGSVIPIGDGMKNALTGLGGATDKGASNRHHLQIPSDYELTVIYETSWIGRQIVDIPVEDATKKWRTWGGDQGEEIAELEREFGIQEKVDAGAKSGRLFGGAALIVGAGDPDASQPLNYDDVTEIRYVNVVDRFDLSPGPVSNDVTSQRFGKPIYYTAQVGGSMQQIHPSRLCLFGGSRPSSRSFGAFLSGWDNSILVSKIDAIRDMDAVMAHIRSLVAEAKVEYLKIKHLTQRVQDPREEAALKAQLSILESTAGNRRRAALDTEEDVVSSTYSFAGMGDMVDRFMHMAAGAGDIPITRLFGASPGGLNSAGESDLANYYDSVAALQQNNLGPALRPLDMCLKASVGALDDDTVKPEWRPVREMSEKDVAEVQERTVRALVALEGAQMFGEDQLEPVFEGALRRVGLEGLEIANDQA, from the coding sequence ATGATCAAGCCGCACTATCGCCTGACGTCGCAGGGAAGCGTCATTCCGATCGGCGATGGCATGAAGAACGCGCTGACCGGACTGGGTGGCGCGACGGACAAGGGCGCATCGAACCGGCACCACCTGCAGATCCCGAGCGATTATGAACTCACCGTGATCTATGAGACATCGTGGATTGGACGGCAGATTGTCGACATTCCGGTTGAGGACGCCACCAAGAAATGGCGGACATGGGGCGGCGATCAGGGTGAGGAAATCGCCGAGCTTGAGCGCGAGTTCGGCATTCAGGAAAAAGTCGACGCTGGGGCTAAAAGCGGTCGTCTGTTCGGCGGCGCGGCGCTGATTGTCGGCGCAGGTGATCCCGATGCATCTCAGCCGCTTAACTACGACGACGTCACCGAAATTCGCTACGTCAACGTCGTTGACCGGTTCGACCTGTCGCCCGGTCCCGTCTCAAACGACGTGACCAGCCAGCGCTTCGGCAAGCCGATCTATTACACGGCGCAGGTAGGCGGCTCGATGCAGCAGATTCACCCGTCGCGGCTTTGCTTGTTTGGGGGGTCACGGCCATCGTCTCGTAGCTTCGGCGCGTTTCTGTCCGGATGGGATAACTCGATCCTCGTGTCGAAGATTGACGCGATCCGCGACATGGACGCGGTGATGGCGCACATTCGAAGCCTCGTAGCAGAGGCGAAGGTCGAGTACCTCAAGATCAAGCATTTGACCCAGCGCGTCCAAGATCCGCGTGAAGAGGCAGCCCTTAAAGCGCAGCTTTCAATACTGGAAAGTACCGCTGGCAATCGTAGGCGGGCGGCGCTCGACACTGAAGAAGATGTGGTCAGCTCGACCTACAGCTTCGCGGGCATGGGCGACATGGTGGACCGGTTCATGCACATGGCGGCTGGCGCAGGCGACATACCCATCACGCGGCTTTTCGGTGCGTCCCCAGGCGGCCTGAACAGCGCAGGCGAAAGCGATCTGGCGAACTACTACGACAGCGTCGCTGCGCTTCAGCAGAACAACCTCGGCCCGGCGCTTCGGCCTCTGGATATGTGCCTCAAGGCATCGGTTGGCGCGCTCGATGACGACACGGTCAAGCCAGAATGGCGACCGGTCCGTGAGATGTCCGAGAAGGACGTCGCAGAGGTGCAAGAGCGAACCGTTCGCGCCTTGGTCGCGCTCGAAGGCGCGCAGATGTTCGGCGAGGACCAGTTGGAACCTGTGTTCGAAGGCGCGTTGCGACGTGTGGGTCTGGAAGGATTGGAGATAGCCAATGATCAGGCTTGA
- a CDS encoding DUF2213 domain-containing protein, which yields MTLNDALQLTDEGYLEVNARVARTGIQIYHPSELGLVGDGPVRVYRDADEVFAKDSLNTFSGLPITIGHPAQMVDAASHSDLSKGHTGQEVLRDGEHLKIGLKITDAKAVDLVRVQKVRDLSVGYTSIIDATPGTTPDGEPYDARQTQIRANHIAIVPQGRAGTARIGDSRWGASPLPLSGLNPHNPAEKEPAMADQKLQTVVFSDEAYAVNDQGMALHKAMKASLDEAMAEAKEMGDRIAELEAKDTAATEKIADLNKQVTDAKVTPKMLADAAKSRQATIDAAKKMGVEEDMDDMDEEDMKKAAVAKKMGDKAKDFTSAQIATAFDTLAALVVSKDSLAGGLETPQPAKVGDVQVQYEKNLADAWKKPLGHTKKETV from the coding sequence GTGACGCTGAATGACGCGCTGCAGCTGACCGATGAAGGTTATCTCGAAGTCAACGCACGGGTCGCTCGCACTGGTATCCAAATCTACCACCCGTCAGAGCTTGGGCTTGTCGGCGACGGCCCTGTGCGCGTCTACCGGGATGCTGACGAGGTGTTCGCGAAGGACAGCCTGAACACGTTCTCAGGACTGCCGATCACGATCGGACACCCAGCGCAGATGGTAGATGCGGCGTCGCACTCCGACCTTTCCAAGGGCCACACGGGTCAGGAAGTGCTGCGCGATGGCGAGCACCTCAAAATCGGACTGAAGATCACCGACGCAAAAGCTGTCGATCTGGTCCGCGTACAGAAGGTGCGCGACCTCTCCGTCGGATACACGTCCATCATCGACGCAACCCCTGGCACCACGCCGGACGGAGAGCCCTACGACGCGCGACAGACGCAGATCCGCGCCAACCATATCGCCATCGTACCGCAAGGCCGCGCAGGCACGGCACGCATCGGAGATTCGCGGTGGGGGGCAAGCCCTCTGCCTCTTTCGGGGCTCAACCCCCACAACCCAGCAGAAAAGGAGCCCGCAATGGCGGACCAGAAACTGCAGACCGTGGTGTTCTCCGACGAGGCATATGCGGTCAACGACCAAGGCATGGCGCTTCACAAGGCCATGAAGGCATCCCTCGACGAGGCGATGGCAGAGGCCAAAGAGATGGGCGATCGCATCGCTGAGCTCGAGGCCAAGGACACTGCGGCAACGGAAAAGATCGCCGATCTCAACAAGCAGGTAACTGACGCGAAGGTCACGCCCAAGATGCTCGCCGACGCCGCCAAGTCCCGCCAGGCCACAATCGATGCAGCCAAGAAGATGGGCGTCGAGGAGGACATGGACGACATGGACGAAGAAGACATGAAGAAAGCCGCCGTTGCCAAGAAGATGGGCGACAAGGCGAAGGACTTCACCTCCGCGCAGATCGCGACGGCCTTCGACACTCTCGCCGCCCTCGTCGTCAGCAAGGACAGCCTTGCGGGCGGCCTTGAAACGCCGCAGCCCGCCAAGGTCGGTGACGTACAGGTGCAATACGAGAAGAACCTCGCCGACGCCTGGAAGAAGCCCCTCGGCCACACCAAGAAGGAGACGGTCTAA
- a CDS encoding major capsid family protein — translation MQASYLLDAQAALGFVTSQRSHIESEVLEREYPEIKYSTLIPVDTQAPEFAASVTFFAQDHTGRAKFINGKGSDVPLVNLSRSKFEQTVNMGGIGYDFSLEEIGAAQDANVKLSTEGANAARQAYEQHVDAVALSGEDQLGVEGFFDMTGVTSTAASKTFATSTPQEILAELNDELTAIYKGSLGVDMADTIVLPLDIMGRLSSTQLAPESDMMIIDLLRRSNIYTAETGRELNITGSHRLSGKAVIYRRDPAVVKMHMPMPLRFIAPQPVGLSIVTLGMYRFAPVNIRRPGAVRYLTGI, via the coding sequence ATGCAGGCATCCTACCTTCTTGACGCCCAGGCCGCTCTCGGCTTCGTGACGTCGCAGCGCTCGCACATCGAAAGCGAGGTACTCGAACGGGAGTACCCCGAGATCAAGTACTCGACGCTTATTCCGGTGGACACGCAGGCCCCCGAGTTCGCGGCATCCGTCACGTTCTTCGCGCAGGACCACACCGGTCGAGCCAAGTTCATCAACGGCAAGGGGTCGGACGTTCCGCTCGTCAACCTGTCGCGCTCGAAGTTCGAGCAGACGGTGAACATGGGCGGCATCGGCTACGATTTCTCGCTTGAGGAAATCGGCGCGGCACAAGACGCAAACGTCAAGCTCTCGACCGAAGGCGCAAATGCGGCTCGCCAAGCATACGAGCAGCACGTCGACGCGGTGGCGCTTTCTGGTGAAGACCAGCTCGGCGTCGAGGGCTTCTTCGACATGACGGGCGTCACTTCGACGGCCGCATCGAAGACGTTCGCGACGTCGACGCCGCAGGAAATCCTTGCGGAGCTGAACGACGAGCTGACGGCGATCTACAAGGGCTCCCTCGGCGTCGATATGGCCGACACGATCGTTCTGCCGCTCGACATCATGGGCCGCCTGTCGTCCACGCAGCTGGCTCCTGAGAGCGACATGATGATCATCGACCTCCTGCGTCGTTCGAACATCTACACGGCTGAGACGGGCCGCGAACTGAACATCACCGGTTCGCATCGTCTGAGCGGCAAGGCTGTCATCTATCGCCGCGACCCCGCGGTGGTGAAGATGCACATGCCGATGCCGCTTCGGTTCATCGCACCGCAGCCCGTCGGACTGAGCATCGTGACGCTGGGCATGTACCGGTTCGCGCCGGTCAACATCCGCCGGCCCGGTGCTGTGCGCTACCTGACGGGGATCTGA
- a CDS encoding DnaT-like ssDNA-binding protein has translation MYGTQEAFATYCSVGGYDLTGIDATAQTAALVRASTFVDGLGYRDTGRGVQSPLWPGRPAVAGQSAEWPRTGASDVYGAEFGDADIPQRVIDATYEVAFHDLSGGDINRALSPDQLVTREKFDVVEFQYAGGDGKMVDTRPVLPAVMSLLAPLIGGGRYGITMVVS, from the coding sequence ATGTACGGAACGCAGGAGGCTTTTGCGACGTACTGCTCAGTGGGCGGCTATGACCTCACTGGCATCGACGCAACCGCACAGACAGCAGCGCTGGTGCGAGCCTCTACGTTCGTCGATGGTCTGGGCTACCGCGATACTGGACGGGGCGTGCAGTCGCCTCTGTGGCCGGGCAGACCTGCCGTTGCTGGGCAATCCGCAGAATGGCCGCGCACGGGGGCGTCAGACGTCTATGGCGCTGAGTTCGGCGATGCCGACATTCCTCAGCGCGTCATCGACGCAACCTACGAGGTCGCTTTTCACGATCTATCCGGCGGCGACATCAATCGCGCTCTCTCACCTGACCAATTGGTGACGCGCGAGAAGTTCGACGTGGTCGAGTTCCAATACGCAGGCGGCGACGGCAAGATGGTGGACACGCGTCCGGTTCTGCCCGCCGTGATGTCACTTCTGGCCCCTCTGATTGGCGGCGGGCGCTACGGAATCACGATGGTGGTCAGCTGA
- a CDS encoding phage minor head protein: MQDIRSTAQLRAIEAAIERGDIDGVFQAVRLGREFWAPLDRQINEAFLQGALWQIDQLPKKTGPEGTNLIVRFDQRNPRAEDWTRERAARFVTETQADQRVLIAETVEEGIGEGAGAKRIARRLIGERRGNQRVGGLIGLHSRDARAVRRAREELSDPEAMAAYLRRSNAPWKRSVRSALRRGEPLRAEQIERITRSYADKLLRDRGQRIARTEAHNAFSAGRNESVVQMIESGRIPPDAVTLTWQATISKRTRDTHLAMNGQKVPYGQAFTSPSGAQMMYPGDESLGAPSEELINCRCGVRHEIDFVRLAR; encoded by the coding sequence GTGCAGGACATCCGGTCCACCGCGCAGCTTCGGGCGATCGAGGCCGCCATCGAGCGCGGCGACATTGACGGCGTGTTTCAGGCGGTGCGGCTCGGTCGCGAGTTCTGGGCTCCGCTCGATAGACAGATCAACGAGGCGTTCCTGCAGGGCGCGCTATGGCAGATCGACCAACTGCCAAAAAAGACGGGGCCGGAGGGCACTAACCTCATCGTCCGGTTCGACCAGCGTAACCCGCGCGCCGAAGACTGGACGCGTGAGAGGGCCGCGCGCTTTGTGACGGAAACACAGGCCGATCAGCGCGTTTTGATCGCAGAGACGGTCGAGGAGGGTATAGGCGAAGGTGCGGGCGCAAAGCGTATTGCGCGGCGGCTCATCGGCGAGCGACGCGGAAACCAGCGTGTCGGTGGCCTGATCGGCCTCCACAGCCGCGACGCACGTGCTGTCAGGAGGGCTCGAGAGGAGCTGTCTGACCCCGAGGCGATGGCAGCGTATCTGCGGCGGTCCAATGCGCCTTGGAAGCGTTCTGTGCGTTCGGCCCTGCGACGCGGGGAGCCTTTGAGGGCTGAGCAGATAGAGCGCATCACGCGGTCCTACGCCGACAAGCTTCTCCGCGACCGAGGTCAGCGCATTGCTCGCACCGAGGCGCACAACGCGTTTTCAGCGGGGCGGAATGAGTCAGTCGTGCAAATGATCGAAAGCGGGCGCATACCACCCGACGCCGTGACGCTGACTTGGCAAGCCACGATAAGCAAAAGAACGCGGGACACGCACTTGGCGATGAATGGCCAGAAGGTGCCATATGGGCAGGCTTTCACGAGCCCATCAGGGGCACAGATGATGTACCCGGGAGATGAGAGCTTGGGCGCGCCGTCAGAAGAGCTCATCAACTGCCGCTGCGGTGTGCGGCATGAAATTGACTTCGTGAGGCTGGCTCGCTGA